The Apis mellifera strain DH4 linkage group LG3, Amel_HAv3.1, whole genome shotgun sequence genome includes the window atatataccataatatatcatattatatatataatatatcatattatataataatcataacattttatatcatatttatattttattttatatctaggtacaaatcaaagaattaaatttgccAATTGACAATTTTAATGGTTGGTCATGTCAGCTAATTGCAGAAAATGATACATGGTCACATGCACGTAGAAAACGTCGATTAGCTCAAAGATTAATGAATCAGTTTATAGATCATAATACAAAATGTATAACTAcaacaaataatatagaacattctacaaaaaaattaatgaaaaatacttcaaaaaatataattgaagaacAAACAATTAAAGAATTACAAGAAACTGTTATAAAAGAACCTTTGTTAATATGTAACTTTTTTGTTGAATTAATAGAACATGAAgctaaaaataatgatgtcaaaatatttatgatcctTGAAAAAGGAACTGGTGGCAAGAATGCTTTAGAAACATTtcgacaatatttaataaacaaattagatatcagagaatattttcaaaaatcacatGAAAGaccaaataaaaagaaacgaaaacgattaaaaacaaacaaaattgaagtgaatttgaatcaaattaaaaattctgtatAAGATATTACTTTATGTTCCatacaaaatgatttattttatggtCTTTCTGTTATATGGTAAACTCTATGGTCATCATATAACAGAAATCATGTAACAGGTAACATatgtaaatcaaatatttaactttatttataatcaataattcttattaactaGCATTCTTCATTGTACATTTTAACTAACAagtgcaatataatattttatattgtaaaatatacaaatttaaatgaaaactgATACGGCATGTTTATGTTATTTgcttttattatcgttattatcatcatcattattattataaacataactGACTCatgacaaaaaataatttttttaacttaatttagtgtggcaatatgataaaattttaacataacatATTCGTAacgaatgttatttattaaagatatatgcTTAGTAACAGATGTTTGTAATTCTAAAACTGcagtatttctaataataattaggaAATTGATACTATtcctataatatattgattaatgaaTCGTTTTTGATAATCGTTATTAATGATCGTGAAATATAATAGCATACTTATCATTGTATTATCTTTTTCCTgccactattattttttttataaaacttctttttctgtataaatggaaaattttttaatttaaaattattttcagatccaaattttcacataaaatGACGATAAAACAACGgtgatagaaaaatgaaagaaagctTTTTTCGTAATGTATACGAATGGTATAAAAACGATTAACAAagctatataaatttatcttgttgaatacaatataaatactattctttattaatttttgtataatctgtattattttcaaacatatattatttatgaaaaatctatcaatattctttaaaagaaaatcgattatCTGTAGCATTCATATTGAATTCAACAAGACTAACCTCAAATTAGCAGtatctaaaaatagaaaacatgactttaatatatattgcatgtATCGATAGCAACTAAAATGAATGACATTAATGCCTAAATGGCACAAAACATgatttcatatatgtataataaaatagcttatagaaaaaaacaattgacTTATATTCTACTAGATAATAAAATCCATTATTTGTTATAGATAATTGttgtaacattttaattttattggtaCATTGCATTTTCAAGTTTTAGCAACATTTGTGCAATATGCTAAAACAAATACTAATTTACTATTtcatagattaataaaaatgtaatatgcaataatatctataatttttattgttataaagtaGAATTAATTGAGTCTTTGGAAAAAATGTGACAATATTAGACGAAATTGTTGTTTATGATTTTACTaagatatattctttctttattccttCAATAATTTGTAGATTTGTAGATTGTGaatcacaaataaaatttataaatatatgcattaaGGCAATGAATTCTTTCATTctgaattatttacataaatgaagaatcaatttttttttatgtatttgttATATACTGTTGTAAATcagtcaaataaattatttagctTGGCATATTGTAATTAAGCATCGCGAATATTAAGAAATCTAATTCTTTCGAAAGTTTGATCTATATTGTCATTGATCGTCACACTATAAAAGTTCGATTCTGATAGCCTTTTATAAACGTATACACGATACATCAAATAACGATCCTCATCTCGAGCAAACACTTTCACCTTATTCGAATCAGTTATATATGCCGTATTCGCGttactcttaaaaaaaagattggacGCGGGCAAAGAAAGACTAGGACTTAGAAAAAAACTACTAAATATCATCATTAGCGGTTTAAAACAAGCTCAGCTTTCTGCAACTACTGATTCTAACGTTGTcttattttcttccaatttttttaattctttctgtGTTTCcactttcttttctatttttttattttctttctcatctttcttattttctttatcttcttttttactttctttttcgttctttttattctctttttcttcttttttattattatctttttcttcttttttattttccttttcatttttcttatttccattTTGAAGCATCTTCGTCTCTCTGTCAGGTGTTTGTTCTTTCTGTCGTTTCTCTATTTctgctttaaaattttcaatatcttgtTGACTAATTTGAACGAAAAGAATACCATTAATCACATTCAACATATCAAGCACAGATCCCATACTAGGTGGTTGTACTTGAATCGGTGGTAAACTAACACCCGATTTTCcagtatatatttcattcatttttttctgtaaaacCACGGCCTGTTGCGTTAGATGTCTTAAACAATCACTACTTTCTTTAGTTTTTTCATGATCTTCGCCTAATTGTTGCTTATAAATAGCATAAGTTTCTTTCTCATTATTTAAAGCTGCTCGGAAATCACCCATACAAGATTGAGTTCTCGCAACAAGATGATAAGAAACAGCAACTTTCAAAGATCGTGGCCCGTGATATCGTAGATTTAAAGCTAAAGCGTGTTCCAAAAAACGGAGCGACAATTCATATTCTCCAACAGCATGAAGtatcaaagaaatattgctctaaataaataaatgaataagataatgaaaaaattaaaaatgtttgatttttcacatttttaataGTCATATGAAATACTTACATCAAGAAGTGCTACTTCTGGATGATCTTCACCACAAACTAATAATGCTAAATAACGTGCTCTGTATAATAACCTGAGCGATACAGAAACTTGACCATTGGCAAAAGAATATAGAGCAAGACggatctattaataaataataatataattatgaatatttttctatttttaatcattaatttaatatatttattttatacttacatATTCAGTAATAGTATATGGATGATCTATACCATTAACTCTTTCTGACATAAGAACTGCTTTTTGTTGCGTTGCAAGAGCTTCTCCATGATCACCCATTATGTAATTCAATCGCGCAAGCATTCTGAGACATTGTGCAATTTCAGGATGCATAGCACCATAAACATTATTTAGTAAATTAAGTGCCTCACTAATTAATTCGTATCCATCTTTCAAATAACCTTGTTGAATCTTACTTTGGCCggttgtataaaaattatatgcatcGCTagcctaaataaaaaataaaaaacaaaaataatttatatataaaaccatTATATATTGAACCACAAAACTTTTAGAACTTTTATTACTTACTCTAGGATTGATATGCTTCACAACAGGGAATATATTGAGTATATCTTCTTCGAAAAACGTagctctatttttattttcaaaattatattcacgcaataaaatttgaataccagtctttatacaaaaattgcgAAGTAACGAAATTTTCTGGAGATGAAAATGTTCTATCGTGGCATCCAACGATTCTGGACATGGTGTTTCCCAATCATAATAACTTTTCAGATCTGCTTTAATTTGTTGCCAAAGAGATTTAGGTGTCAAGGAAGCCCATTCTACTTCAGATTGTTGTGGACCATTATTTCtaccttttcttttattgcgTCGTTTCGCAGTTTTACTTTGAAGCTAAAAtagacaattatataaattatcattaaaaaattattattcggtattgttattattttgaaatatttattataacaattttaaaaacataaaacgtaataaaagataaaataatcgtaCCTCTTCCAGATTTTGTTGTGGATGAATAATTTGTgcagaagaaaataaacaatttaaaaaatgactaATCGCTGCAGATAAACTCATTAATTCTGTaccctaaaaaataaatattagcataatttttttgtttttcatgaaaagttcgcaaaaattaaaattatattttgattaatatacctgcatataaaatgtaaaaatatgttttgccGAACGTAAAATAAGTTCCGAAACAGCAATACGTTTAAGATATTGCAATTGTGGGACAGTAGATAACATAGTTGCTAATTTACCAAGATATCTTACATTGATACCTTTACCGTGTAAAGCTTCTACTAATATGCTACCATCCATTGCAGCAGCTGTATGATCTAAACATTCTCGGAtctacgatataaaaattgaatcaattttaattttaaacaaatattaatatgataaacataaaatattctacattAAAACATACAAAAGTAGGGATTTGTACAGTAAGTAAGAAATCAGCAGCATCTATCACCAAttgcttttgtttttttaaagcaGGCCCATTTGGATCTGGGTGTTTAACACCTGGAGAAAATACGTCGGGATTAAATCTGACATCAAATTCAGCTTCGCGCAAACTGCCAACTGCTGTTGCAGCTCTGCGTACTATTTCTTTTGTACTTTCTTCcactgaaaaagaaagagataaatttagtagatatttttaattataaataataaataattaaattatatacattcttgTTTTTCTCCACCAGTAATAGAATCAGTAATGCTCTCCACAATCTTTTTAGCTTCGTCTGTTTCGATTAAAGTATGAGTAGAATCTTCTTTGTTACTATCCATTGCAACagtatttaattcttctcttttaccttcctaaaattaatgcaatactatatattaatactattgTTGTTAACATTActttacttaatattaaattttggaaaatttttttttaccctaACAGTTTCACTTTCTTTCTGCACTCTTCTTGCAGATGTAAGTTGTTGCAGATGAAATGCGGcatgtttaataaattgcaCATATCTAGCCTCGACAAAAGAATCGATCAATTCTTGACGAAGACAAGCAAGTTTATGTTTGTGTTCAATTGGAAAACCTAAAGCTCTCGCTTCTTTGCTTAATTCAACTGCTtccactaaaaaaaattagaataaaaatgtaacaaaattaaaattaattttaagtttattattaattatattaacttacATTTAAGGAAATTGACATCAGGAGGAAAAGTTCGTAACAAATCCAACACATAATGCCGGGAATCATTACCGATTATACCTTTGCATTCTACACTGCTGCATAGTTCAACTTCCTCTCCAGCATCGTTGATAACTTTAtgaggaagaatttttaataattggccGGTTTTGTTTaactacaaaatataatacatgtaatttataataattgagaaatatattttaaaaatgatataaaattattattgaaaactaACCAATTCAAGATATTTTGGATGTGTAAGTACTGTTTTCCCAAAATCTATAGAACCATAAACAACAGATTGCTCCTGCTCGCGTTCCAAGATTCCAGGGATGATAGACTGAGCGGTGACACGATATCCTCTATGCAGAGGAATACGAGTGATTACCACGAAAACTTAACATCCTTTCGATCGAGATGTAAGTTGCGATAGAATACTGAACATCGAACAAGTATGTACAAATGATCCGCTACAAAATATCCACGTCGTACAAATAATGTGATGAAAAGAATGCGTGTATTTAATTTCGTACAAACCTGTAATCGATTACAACGGTACCCAATGTATAAGGACCAGGTAGATCAATAGCAGCATATACTCTAAGACCTTGTAAGTCGTTTTTAGGCGCAACGAAAGCAGCTGCATCACCGCCGAGTTCTTTATAATGATCCCTGACATCAAATccaagagagaagaaaatattgttccaAATAAACATCTGCATCTTCGCTTCCTCACCAGGATTTATTGCCATTACATTACCATCTATCACAGCTACTGCTCCTCGAGTAGCAGCAGCAACAAAATCACTGTGAACctaaataaatcattcatgaaacataaatatgttataatagtAATGTTTTGaagtgtaattattttaaatgtaggCCTACTTTAAAAATAGCACGTTCTCTGAGCAGTCTTTCAGGTAAGTTTTTTCGAGGTAATTCTCTTGTTGTCTGCAATTCCTCGTTCCAGTCTCGAGTTTGCCCAGGAATATGTTCCTCATATCCCAATTTAGAAGAGAAAGCTATTAACAAATAGAAATagtggaaataaataattgaatataaaattatttgtatatttatgataatactttgaagttctaaatttaaacaagaattttacaagatttaaaattatataatatatgatatgaaatagaataaattattaatttatgtaaaatggaACATACTATCTTCAGCGCGTATTGCATCAATTGTATGTTCAATT containing:
- the LOC552519 gene encoding clustered mitochondria protein homolog isoform X3 → MKETIEETGSTSTAAKNVVEKGEVEATKEKGNEKEKEKEKEEDKNKKNDKSEKEDGDKDAGTEQEIVFIQDMGFTVKIVSPGAEPFDIQVSSMELVQEIHQLLMDREDTCHRTCFSLQLDGNTLDNFAELKNIEGLKEGSVIKVVEEPYTMREARIHVRHVRDLLKSVDPADAYNGVECSSLSFLNVVTNGDILEKKKSRADSVDCTPPDYIIPGCKDRPLLPLQPQAKEQKCPPCLKVLTTSGWNPPPGHRKLHGDLLYLHVVTLEDKQYYLTACARGFFLNQSTKEVFNPKPATPSHLCHSLIELLNQLSPAFKRGFAAMQRRRTQRHPFERVATPYQLYAWCAPQIEHTIDAIRAEDTFSSKLGYEEHIPGQTRDWNEELQTTRELPRKNLPERLLRERAIFKVHSDFVAAATRGAVAVIDGNVMAINPGEEAKMQMFIWNNIFFSLGFDVRDHYKELGGDAAAFVAPKNDLQGLRVYAAIDLPGPYTLGTVVIDYRGYRVTAQSIIPGILEREQEQSVVYGSIDFGKTVLTHPKYLELLNKTGQLLKILPHKVINDAGEEVELCSSVECKGIIGNDSRHYVLDLLRTFPPDVNFLKLEAVELSKEARALGFPIEHKHKLACLRQELIDSFVEARYVQFIKHAAFHLQQLTSARRVQKESETVREGKREELNTVAMDSNKEDSTHTLIETDEAKKIVESITDSITGGEKQELEESTKEIVRRAATAVGSLREAEFDVRFNPDVFSPGVKHPDPNGPALKKQKQLVIDAADFLLTVQIPTFIRECLDHTAAAMDGSILVEALHGKGINVRYLGKLATMLSTVPQLQYLKRIAVSELILRSAKHIFTFYMQGTELMSLSAAISHFLNCLFSSAQIIHPQQNLEELQSKTAKRRNKRKGRNNGPQQSEVEWASLTPKSLWQQIKADLKSYYDWETPCPESLDATIEHFHLQKISLLRNFCIKTGIQILLREYNFENKNRATFFEEDILNIFPVVKHINPRASDAYNFYTTGQSKIQQGYLKDGYELISEALNLLNNVYGAMHPEIAQCLRMLARLNYIMGDHGEALATQQKAVLMSERVNGIDHPYTITEYIRLALYSFANGQVSVSLRLLYRARYLALLVCGEDHPEVALLDSNISLILHAVGEYELSLRFLEHALALNLRYHGPRSLKVAVSYHLVARTQSCMGDFRAALNNEKETYAIYKQQLGEDHEKTKESSDCLRHLTQQAVVLQKKMNEIYTGKSGVSLPPIQVQPPSMGSVLDMLNVINGILFVQISQQDIENFKAEIEKRQKEQTPDRETKMLQNGNKKNEKENKKEEKDNNKKEEKENKKNEKESKKEDKENKKDEKENKKIEKKVETQKELKKLEENKTTLESVVAES
- the LOC552519 gene encoding clustered mitochondria protein homolog isoform X2; its protein translation is MTLGAQIETSTENGSMKIPLLNDMKETIEETGSTSTAAKNVVEKGEVEATKEKGNEKEKEKEKEEDKNKKNDKSEKEDGDKDAGTEQEIVFIQDMGFTVKIVSPGAEPFDIQVSSMELVQEIHQLLMDREDTCHRTCFSLQLDGNTLDNFAELKNIEGLKEGSVIKVVEEPYTMREARIHVRHVRDLLKSVDPADAYNGVECSSLSFLNVVTNGDILEKKKSRADSVDCTPPDYIIPGCKDRPLLPLQPQAKEQKCPPCLKVLTTSGWNPPPGHRKLHGDLLYLHVVTLEDKQYYLTACARGFFLNQSTKEVFNPKPATPSHLCHSLIELLNQLSPAFKRGFAAMQRRRTQRHPFERVATPYQLYAWCAPQIEHTIDAIRAEDTFSSKLGYEEHIPGQTRDWNEELQTTRELPRKNLPERLLRERAIFKVHSDFVAAATRGAVAVIDGNVMAINPGEEAKMQMFIWNNIFFSLGFDVRDHYKELGGDAAAFVAPKNDLQGLRVYAAIDLPGPYTLGTVVIDYRGYRVTAQSIIPGILEREQEQSVVYGSIDFGKTVLTHPKYLELLNKTGQLLKILPHKVINDAGEEVELCSSVECKGIIGNDSRHYVLDLLRTFPPDVNFLKLEAVELSKEARALGFPIEHKHKLACLRQELIDSFVEARYVQFIKHAAFHLQQLTSARRVQKESETVREGKREELNTVAMDSNKEDSTHTLIETDEAKKIVESITDSITGGEKQELEESTKEIVRRAATAVGSLREAEFDVRFNPDVFSPGVKHPDPNGPALKKQKQLVIDAADFLLTVQIPTFIRECLDHTAAAMDGSILVEALHGKGINVRYLGKLATMLSTVPQLQYLKRIAVSELILRSAKHIFTFYMQGTELMSLSAAISHFLNCLFSSAQIIHPQQNLEELQSKTAKRRNKRKGRNNGPQQSEVEWASLTPKSLWQQIKADLKSYYDWETPCPESLDATIEHFHLQKISLLRNFCIKTGIQILLREYNFENKNRATFFEEDILNIFPVVKHINPRASDAYNFYTTGQSKIQQGYLKDGYELISEALNLLNNVYGAMHPEIAQCLRMLARLNYIMGDHGEALATQQKAVLMSERVNGIDHPYTITEYIRLALYSFANGQVSVSLRLLYRARYLALLVCGEDHPEVALLDSNISLILHAVGEYELSLRFLEHALALNLRYHGPRSLKVAVSYHLVARTQSCMGDFRAALNNEKETYAIYKQQLGEDHEKTKESSDCLRHLTQQAVVLQKKMNEIYTGKSGVSLPPIQVQPPSMGSVLDMLNVINGILFVQISQQDIENFKAEIEKRQKEQTPDRETKMLQNGNKKNEKENKKEEKDNNKKEEKENKKNEKESKKEDKENKKDEKENKKIEKKVETQKELKKLEENKTTLESVVAES
- the LOC552519 gene encoding clustered mitochondria protein homolog isoform X1 — translated: MTLGAQIETSTENGSMKIPLLNGNENQTNTDMKETIEETGSTSTAAKNVVEKGEVEATKEKGNEKEKEKEKEEDKNKKNDKSEKEDGDKDAGTEQEIVFIQDMGFTVKIVSPGAEPFDIQVSSMELVQEIHQLLMDREDTCHRTCFSLQLDGNTLDNFAELKNIEGLKEGSVIKVVEEPYTMREARIHVRHVRDLLKSVDPADAYNGVECSSLSFLNVVTNGDILEKKKSRADSVDCTPPDYIIPGCKDRPLLPLQPQAKEQKCPPCLKVLTTSGWNPPPGHRKLHGDLLYLHVVTLEDKQYYLTACARGFFLNQSTKEVFNPKPATPSHLCHSLIELLNQLSPAFKRGFAAMQRRRTQRHPFERVATPYQLYAWCAPQIEHTIDAIRAEDTFSSKLGYEEHIPGQTRDWNEELQTTRELPRKNLPERLLRERAIFKVHSDFVAAATRGAVAVIDGNVMAINPGEEAKMQMFIWNNIFFSLGFDVRDHYKELGGDAAAFVAPKNDLQGLRVYAAIDLPGPYTLGTVVIDYRGYRVTAQSIIPGILEREQEQSVVYGSIDFGKTVLTHPKYLELLNKTGQLLKILPHKVINDAGEEVELCSSVECKGIIGNDSRHYVLDLLRTFPPDVNFLKLEAVELSKEARALGFPIEHKHKLACLRQELIDSFVEARYVQFIKHAAFHLQQLTSARRVQKESETVREGKREELNTVAMDSNKEDSTHTLIETDEAKKIVESITDSITGGEKQELEESTKEIVRRAATAVGSLREAEFDVRFNPDVFSPGVKHPDPNGPALKKQKQLVIDAADFLLTVQIPTFIRECLDHTAAAMDGSILVEALHGKGINVRYLGKLATMLSTVPQLQYLKRIAVSELILRSAKHIFTFYMQGTELMSLSAAISHFLNCLFSSAQIIHPQQNLEELQSKTAKRRNKRKGRNNGPQQSEVEWASLTPKSLWQQIKADLKSYYDWETPCPESLDATIEHFHLQKISLLRNFCIKTGIQILLREYNFENKNRATFFEEDILNIFPVVKHINPRASDAYNFYTTGQSKIQQGYLKDGYELISEALNLLNNVYGAMHPEIAQCLRMLARLNYIMGDHGEALATQQKAVLMSERVNGIDHPYTITEYIRLALYSFANGQVSVSLRLLYRARYLALLVCGEDHPEVALLDSNISLILHAVGEYELSLRFLEHALALNLRYHGPRSLKVAVSYHLVARTQSCMGDFRAALNNEKETYAIYKQQLGEDHEKTKESSDCLRHLTQQAVVLQKKMNEIYTGKSGVSLPPIQVQPPSMGSVLDMLNVINGILFVQISQQDIENFKAEIEKRQKEQTPDRETKMLQNGNKKNEKENKKEEKDNNKKEEKENKKNEKESKKEDKENKKDEKENKKIEKKVETQKELKKLEENKTTLESVVAES